A single genomic interval of Streptomyces sp. NBC_00663 harbors:
- a CDS encoding sensor histidine kinase, with product MSERTGPRRRRRLGSIRLSLILLALVPSVTLAAMWGVTTTQMFSEGLTLRSQTELSRSTGAMGTEATLALQGERALSAAWLARVPGSRAALERQRAETDRAVAKLVGRSAEIQRAPDRVAERLYSVVASLGSLEYYRDQVDDPADIPAEQVLDQYTSIVDGQIHAFQELSQVDDGDLTSQAGPLVALEHAAELTSQEDAQLTLAWPDGHLDEKTWPKFVQLVNARRWLVEDQIVPALTGEAKAETERILASKEWQTLLSVEDQVLAARPTDGTGRVALPDARKRWTAAMDKVSARYSVLIQQQTSGLLTRSADEADDLLLTAASLSAGGLVALLVCVGMSWRITRSLSRRLRGLRVATLSLAHERLPDVVARLDRGEKVDVDRAAPELDYGADELGAVARAFNTAQRTAVETAVELADTRRGFQKVILGIARQSQNLVNLQLSRLDTLERQHQDPDILAGLYELDSTASQLRRYEENLVIISGGRPRRSWTEPVALIDILRSAVGEVAEYQRVEVHTDEELSLAPPAVADVIHLLAELIENATLYSPAPSPVGVRAAVVAKGLAVEIEDRGLGLSEEDYASFNAQLAEAPKFDVVALADDLRLGMFVIAQLADRHGITVTLRPSPYGGTTAIVLIPHEVLVREEDEGGVVAAEPDRAAEAPEPPSEPSRTAAPSPAPSPAPAPAPAPVAASGSAAPAPLPRRVPQTSLAVELREEATRVVDDDPDGFTAEHAASSLAGFQRGTLQARDAVDSAPAPTPHTDRS from the coding sequence ATGTCTGAACGGACAGGCCCCCGGCGCCGGCGCCGTCTCGGCTCCATACGTCTCTCCCTGATCCTGCTGGCGCTGGTGCCCAGCGTCACCCTCGCCGCCATGTGGGGTGTGACGACGACCCAGATGTTCTCCGAGGGACTCACGCTGCGCTCGCAGACGGAGCTGAGCCGGTCGACCGGTGCGATGGGCACCGAGGCCACCCTGGCCCTCCAGGGCGAACGCGCCCTGTCCGCGGCCTGGCTGGCGAGGGTGCCCGGTTCGCGGGCGGCCCTGGAACGGCAGCGCGCCGAGACGGACCGGGCGGTCGCGAAGCTGGTCGGCCGGTCGGCGGAGATCCAGCGGGCGCCCGACCGGGTCGCGGAGCGGCTGTACTCGGTGGTCGCCTCGCTGGGCAGCCTGGAGTACTACCGCGACCAGGTGGACGACCCCGCCGACATCCCCGCCGAGCAGGTGCTCGACCAGTACACCTCGATCGTCGACGGCCAGATCCACGCATTCCAGGAGCTCTCCCAGGTCGACGACGGCGACCTCACCTCGCAGGCCGGCCCCCTCGTCGCCCTCGAACACGCGGCGGAGCTGACCTCCCAGGAGGACGCGCAGCTCACCCTGGCCTGGCCGGACGGCCATCTGGACGAGAAGACCTGGCCGAAGTTCGTGCAGCTGGTCAACGCCCGCCGCTGGCTGGTCGAGGACCAGATCGTGCCCGCGCTGACCGGCGAGGCGAAGGCGGAGACCGAGCGGATCCTGGCGAGCAAGGAGTGGCAGACCCTGCTCTCCGTCGAGGACCAGGTGCTCGCCGCCCGCCCCACCGACGGCACCGGCCGGGTCGCGCTGCCCGACGCGCGCAAGCGGTGGACGGCCGCGATGGACAAGGTGTCCGCCCGCTACTCGGTCCTCATCCAGCAGCAGACCTCGGGCCTGCTCACCCGCAGCGCCGACGAGGCCGACGACCTGCTGCTGACCGCCGCCTCGCTCAGCGCCGGCGGCCTGGTCGCGCTGCTGGTGTGCGTGGGCATGTCCTGGCGGATCACCCGTTCCCTGTCCCGGCGGCTGCGCGGTCTCAGGGTCGCGACCCTCAGCCTCGCCCACGAGCGGCTGCCCGACGTGGTCGCCCGCCTCGACCGGGGCGAGAAGGTCGACGTGGACCGGGCCGCGCCCGAGCTGGACTACGGCGCCGACGAACTCGGCGCGGTGGCAAGGGCGTTCAACACCGCGCAGCGGACGGCCGTGGAGACCGCCGTGGAACTCGCCGACACCCGGCGCGGGTTCCAGAAGGTCATCCTCGGCATCGCACGGCAGAGCCAGAACCTGGTCAACCTCCAGCTGAGCCGCCTCGACACCCTCGAACGCCAGCACCAGGACCCCGACATCCTCGCCGGTCTGTACGAACTCGACTCCACGGCCAGCCAGTTGCGGCGGTACGAGGAGAATCTCGTCATCATCAGCGGCGGCCGGCCCCGGCGCAGCTGGACCGAGCCCGTCGCACTGATCGACATCCTGCGCAGCGCGGTCGGGGAGGTCGCCGAGTACCAGCGGGTGGAGGTGCACACCGACGAGGAGCTGTCGCTGGCGCCGCCCGCCGTCGCCGACGTGATCCATCTGCTGGCCGAACTCATCGAGAACGCCACGCTGTACTCCCCGGCGCCGAGTCCGGTCGGGGTGCGGGCGGCGGTCGTCGCCAAGGGTCTGGCCGTCGAGATCGAGGACCGCGGCCTCGGTCTGTCGGAGGAGGACTACGCCTCGTTCAACGCCCAGTTGGCCGAGGCCCCCAAGTTCGACGTGGTGGCCCTCGCCGACGACCTGAGGCTCGGCATGTTCGTGATCGCCCAGCTCGCCGACCGGCACGGCATCACGGTGACGCTGCGCCCGTCACCGTACGGCGGGACGACGGCGATCGTGCTGATCCCGCACGAGGTGCTGGTGCGGGAGGAGGACGAGGGTGGTGTCGTGGCGGCGGAACCCGACCGTGCGGCGGAGGCCCCCGAGCCCCCCTCCGAGCCCTCCCGAACTGCCGCGCCCTCACCCGCTCCCTCGCCCGCGCCCGCGCCCGCGCCCGCGCCCGTCGCAGCCTCCGGGTCCGCCGCCCCCGCCCCCCTCCCCCGGCGGGTCCCGCAGACCAGTCTGGCCGTGGAGCTGCGCGAGGAGGCGACGCGCGTCGTCGACGACGACCCCGACGGCTTCACCGCGGAGCACGCCGCTTCCTCGCTCGCCGGGTTCCAGCGCGGCACCCTCCAGGCCCGGGACGCGGTCGACTCCGCCCCCGCCCCCACTCCCCACACCGATCGCTCATGA
- a CDS encoding roadblock/LC7 domain-containing protein: protein MTRPTPATHTALDQLLTGLVDRVADVTQAVVLSEDGLVVSKSTGFLRDDAERLAATASGLMSLSKGVSMDFRGGPVRQALIEMANSFLILTSAGPGAHLVVLTGPNADVGVVAYQMNMLVKKIGEHLSAAPRTGLGPTGE from the coding sequence ATGACACGCCCCACCCCCGCCACGCACACCGCGCTGGACCAGTTGCTGACCGGACTCGTAGACCGGGTCGCGGACGTGACCCAGGCCGTGGTGCTCTCCGAGGACGGGCTGGTGGTCAGCAAGTCCACCGGGTTCCTGCGCGACGACGCCGAGCGGCTGGCGGCGACCGCGTCCGGGCTGATGAGCCTCAGCAAGGGCGTCAGCATGGACTTCCGGGGCGGCCCGGTACGGCAGGCTCTCATCGAGATGGCCAACAGCTTCCTGATCCTGACCTCGGCCGGGCCCGGCGCCCATCTCGTGGTGCTGACCGGGCCGAACGCCGACGTCGGCGTGGTGGCGTACCAGATGAACATGCTGGTGAAGAAGATCGGCGAGCACCTCAGCGCGGCACCGCGGACCGGCCTCGGGCCGACCGGCGAGTGA
- a CDS encoding DUF742 domain-containing protein yields MSESDAAAGRLVRPFALTGGRTRPSRACFTLIAMVTAVDPPPERAPRPQPEQARILRRCPRPVAVAELAALLDLPVSVVVIMLCDLLEAGLITVHPPTPVSPRTLDLDLLQKVRDGLGRL; encoded by the coding sequence GTGAGCGAAAGCGACGCGGCGGCGGGCCGGCTGGTCCGGCCCTTCGCGCTGACCGGCGGACGGACCCGGCCCAGCCGCGCCTGCTTCACCCTCATCGCCATGGTGACGGCGGTGGACCCGCCGCCGGAGCGAGCGCCCCGGCCGCAGCCCGAACAGGCGCGCATCCTGCGCCGGTGCCCCCGCCCGGTCGCGGTCGCGGAGCTGGCGGCGCTGCTCGACCTGCCGGTGAGCGTGGTCGTCATCATGCTCTGCGATCTGCTGGAGGCGGGCCTGATCACCGTCCATCCGCCGACCCCCGTCTCACCCCGCACCCTGGACCTGGACCTGTTGCAGAAAGTGAGGGACGGCCTTGGCCGGCTCTGA
- a CDS encoding GTP-binding protein translates to MAGSEAHGAETPVAPDAVKILIAGGFGVGKTTMVGSVSEIVPLRTEEPLTVAGLGIDDLVGIERKKATTVALDFGRITVNDRLVLYLFGTPGQQRFWFMWNDLAVGALGAVVLIDVRRPESSFAAVDFFERRGIPFVVGVNGFDGHHPYPPEEIRDALALPVGVPVLLCDARERESSRDVLIALLDLLIASAARGTASS, encoded by the coding sequence TTGGCCGGCTCTGAAGCGCATGGCGCCGAGACCCCCGTGGCGCCGGACGCCGTCAAGATCCTGATCGCCGGGGGGTTCGGCGTCGGCAAGACCACGATGGTCGGGTCGGTGAGCGAGATCGTGCCGCTGCGCACGGAGGAGCCGCTGACGGTGGCCGGGCTCGGGATCGACGATCTCGTCGGCATCGAGCGGAAGAAGGCCACCACCGTGGCCCTGGACTTCGGCCGGATCACCGTCAACGACCGGCTGGTGCTGTATCTGTTCGGCACCCCGGGGCAGCAGCGGTTCTGGTTCATGTGGAACGACCTGGCCGTGGGCGCGCTCGGCGCGGTGGTCCTGATCGACGTGCGGCGGCCGGAGTCGAGCTTCGCCGCCGTCGACTTCTTCGAGCGCCGCGGGATCCCGTTCGTGGTGGGCGTCAACGGCTTCGACGGCCACCATCCGTACCCGCCCGAGGAGATCCGGGACGCCCTCGCCCTGCCGGTGGGGGTGCCGGTGCTGCTGTGCGACGCGCGGGAGCGGGAGTCGTCGCGGGATGTGCTGATCGCCCTGCTCGATCTGCTGATCGCATCGGCCGCCCGGGGCACAGCTTCCTCATAG
- a CDS encoding glycoside hydrolase family 43 protein, with product MPAEPPPAPLPSSPHLSRRRLLGMAAAAPLAATGALALGAGTAHAADSAYVMGYFTESPDMLAANYGLHLAVSTDGLQWTPLNQNAPVATPTAGSKGLRDPFILRKQDGTFVVLATDLYGTDWTYVSQYIHVWDSTDLRSFTGYRRIKLHDMNTHSWAPEAFWDAGRGQYAVIYSAVNSSGHNVIMVNYTSDFVTAGSPQVFFDPGYDVIDGDMAVGVGGYNYLYFKKNSTLVGARSTSLNPGSFTEFSTAVSHGGTEAPTLVKSLTSSSTWYLWGDTWSPNGVFYAWQTSSLAAGTWTALDQKLYTQPLNSKHLTIHPITSTEYSNLVAKWGTPAWNRLKSYNHPDRYVRHSNYVGRIDAYAFDPYPDSQWKLVPGLADSSGVSFQSVNYPSRYLRHYNYALQLDANDGTSTFAGDATFYRTAGLANSSWSSFRSYNNPTRYLRHSNYLLRIDPISTSTDQQDATFYVGY from the coding sequence ATGCCCGCAGAGCCGCCCCCCGCTCCCCTCCCCTCCAGCCCCCACCTCTCCCGTCGCCGCCTCCTCGGCATGGCGGCAGCCGCGCCGCTCGCCGCGACCGGTGCGCTGGCGCTCGGCGCCGGGACCGCGCACGCCGCCGACTCGGCGTACGTCATGGGGTACTTCACCGAGTCCCCGGACATGCTGGCCGCCAACTACGGCCTGCACCTGGCCGTCAGCACCGACGGTCTGCAATGGACCCCGCTCAACCAGAACGCCCCCGTCGCCACCCCGACCGCCGGCTCCAAGGGACTGCGCGACCCCTTCATCCTGCGCAAGCAGGACGGCACCTTCGTCGTCCTCGCCACCGACCTGTACGGCACCGACTGGACGTACGTCAGCCAGTACATCCACGTCTGGGACTCCACCGACCTGCGCAGCTTCACCGGCTACCGGCGGATCAAGCTGCACGACATGAACACCCACAGCTGGGCGCCGGAGGCGTTCTGGGACGCGGGGCGGGGGCAGTACGCGGTCATCTACTCGGCCGTCAACTCCAGTGGCCACAACGTCATCATGGTGAACTACACCAGCGACTTCGTGACCGCGGGCAGCCCCCAGGTCTTCTTCGACCCCGGCTACGACGTCATCGACGGCGACATGGCGGTCGGCGTGGGCGGCTACAACTACCTGTACTTCAAGAAGAACTCCACGCTGGTGGGCGCCCGTTCGACCTCACTGAACCCGGGCAGCTTCACCGAGTTCAGCACGGCGGTCTCGCACGGCGGCACCGAGGCGCCGACGCTGGTCAAGTCCCTGACGTCCAGCTCGACTTGGTACCTCTGGGGCGACACCTGGTCCCCGAACGGCGTCTTCTACGCCTGGCAGACCAGCAGTCTGGCCGCCGGCACCTGGACCGCCCTCGACCAGAAGCTCTACACCCAGCCGCTCAACTCCAAGCACCTGACGATCCACCCGATCACCTCGACCGAGTACTCCAACCTGGTCGCCAAGTGGGGCACGCCGGCCTGGAACCGGCTCAAGTCCTACAACCACCCGGACCGTTACGTCCGGCACTCCAACTACGTCGGCCGGATCGACGCGTACGCCTTCGACCCGTACCCGGACTCCCAGTGGAAGCTGGTGCCGGGCCTCGCCGACTCGTCCGGGGTGTCCTTCCAGTCGGTGAACTACCCGAGCCGGTATCTGCGCCACTACAACTACGCGTTGCAGCTGGACGCCAACGACGGCACGTCCACGTTCGCCGGCGACGCGACGTTCTACCGGACCGCGGGCCTCGCCAACTCCTCCTGGTCGTCGTTCCGTTCGTACAACAACCCGACCCGCTACCTCCGGCACTCCAACTACCTGCTGCGCATCGACCCGATCTCCACCAGCACCGACCAGCAGGACGCGACGTTCTACGTCGGCTACTGA
- a CDS encoding ABC transporter substrate-binding protein → MTSNAPRSRSLRKHPGAMAIALAASAALLAGCGSDDGSDPLAEDTGKAASGDTVVVGSNNFAESILLADIYGEALKAKGIKVTYKPNVGSREVTYGLLKNGSITVLPEYNGSLLAYLDAKAEQKSADGVNATVKTKLDSKLTLLESSPAEDKDSVSINAETAKKYSLTGESTLADLKDAAPDLVIGGSPEFQTRQQGLKGLESVYGLKFKSFKALDAGGPLTVAALKKNTVQAADIFTTDPNITKEKFVALQDPENLFGFANVTPLVYKSGLSQEGVDALNAVSAKLDTKTLLDLDSQVQLDNKDPLDVAKAWLKTAGLAS, encoded by the coding sequence GTGACTTCCAACGCCCCACGCAGCAGGTCCCTCCGGAAGCATCCCGGCGCGATGGCCATCGCGCTCGCCGCCTCGGCGGCCCTGCTGGCCGGATGTGGCTCCGACGACGGTTCAGACCCTCTGGCCGAGGACACCGGCAAGGCGGCGAGCGGCGACACCGTCGTCGTCGGCTCCAACAACTTCGCCGAGAGCATCCTGCTCGCCGACATCTACGGCGAGGCCCTGAAGGCCAAGGGCATCAAGGTCACCTACAAGCCCAACGTCGGCTCCCGGGAGGTGACCTACGGGCTGCTGAAGAACGGCTCCATCACGGTCCTGCCCGAGTACAACGGCTCGCTGCTGGCGTACCTGGACGCCAAGGCGGAGCAGAAGTCGGCCGACGGGGTCAACGCGACCGTCAAGACCAAGCTCGACAGCAAGCTGACGCTGCTGGAGTCGTCGCCCGCCGAGGACAAGGACTCCGTCAGCATCAACGCGGAGACCGCCAAGAAGTACAGCCTCACCGGCGAGTCCACCCTCGCGGACCTCAAGGACGCCGCCCCGGACCTGGTGATCGGCGGCTCGCCCGAGTTCCAGACCCGGCAGCAGGGCCTCAAGGGCCTGGAGTCGGTGTACGGCCTGAAGTTCAAGTCCTTCAAGGCGCTCGACGCGGGCGGCCCGCTGACCGTGGCGGCGCTCAAGAAGAACACCGTGCAGGCAGCGGACATCTTCACCACGGACCCGAACATCACCAAGGAGAAGTTCGTGGCCCTCCAGGACCCGGAGAACCTCTTCGGGTTCGCTAACGTGACCCCGCTGGTCTACAAGAGCGGGCTCTCCCAGGAGGGCGTGGACGCGCTCAACGCGGTCTCGGCGAAGCTGGACACCAAGACGCTCCTCGACCTGGACTCCCAGGTCCAGCTGGACAACAAGGACCCGCTGGACGTCGCGAAGGCCTGGCTGAAGACGGCCGGACTGGCCTCCTGA
- a CDS encoding sensor histidine kinase gives MSIRDAADRWTFRRKLNLLVGVPLTVVAILLAYLISDQVGRSSEAADAARLVRDSTEVATLVDRLEAEHQQAILLSVRHESTNDGGTPSQDAYRDAQLAVDQQVEKVGRTFGGRLPAEEAQALKEINGLESLRDTVEQAYLPADNIDPAYTSAAKGVIDGLGLDRNSALSATFTGNLLDSLLRADAAHSAFETGVFSATTGDSNALIEFIGAVGSHDEYTHQTDRFARFATEEQTEQLAGIAHNSAQGVIDRQYAELQIDPSSLQADSPAAVREAFQKALDSYPSYRKQASIRLGITASLIDQIADRADRASDEALRNAVLLLGLALLGFVLWFAFSVAVRRSVVRPVQALTGAAQQVAHVAERELARVADDDTEDDAPPRLGAIPVTARDEIGELAEAFNHVQTTAVALLQRQVLSRRNVAEMFGNVGRRVSNLTSRQLALIDAVERGETDPELLERLYSIDHIAVRLRRNADSLMLLAGIRETGLGSGPAALTNVVRAALGQIEGFRRVQLQARSEVLVEPDVIGDLTLMVAELVENAVSFSPEGSPVEVTVQNAADGAVIVVADHGLGMSADRLAEENTRLVRRERLDLVPTKVLGLFVVGTLARRWEISVALTRTAGGGVTAEVTLPSSLLLPAAVVEAPTPTTPAAEHTDAGPRPAADDPTGPLPRRIPRREATEQAVLIPKARSGEPIAAQTPDSPDSPDSPGTSRPLRRRVRGATLHATTTGPAAQPVVRQEARPADAEAVRSALDEFEAAVERAHRDTSDDTGSTPYPTPRKQDQNHLPEGAEQ, from the coding sequence TTGTCCATACGGGATGCCGCCGACCGCTGGACGTTCAGGCGCAAGCTCAACCTCCTCGTCGGTGTGCCGCTGACCGTGGTCGCGATCCTGCTCGCCTACCTGATCAGCGACCAGGTCGGCCGGTCCTCCGAAGCGGCGGACGCCGCCCGGCTCGTCCGCGACAGCACCGAGGTCGCGACCCTGGTGGACCGCCTGGAGGCCGAGCACCAACAGGCCATCCTGCTCTCGGTGCGGCACGAGTCCACCAATGACGGCGGCACGCCCTCGCAGGACGCCTACCGCGACGCCCAGCTCGCGGTGGACCAGCAGGTCGAGAAGGTCGGCAGAACCTTCGGCGGCCGGCTGCCGGCCGAAGAGGCCCAGGCACTCAAGGAGATCAACGGCCTGGAGAGCCTGCGCGACACCGTCGAGCAGGCCTATCTGCCCGCCGACAACATCGACCCGGCCTACACCAGCGCCGCCAAGGGTGTCATCGACGGCCTCGGCCTGGACCGCAACTCCGCGCTCTCGGCCACCTTCACCGGCAACCTCCTCGACTCGCTGCTGCGCGCCGACGCCGCCCACAGCGCCTTCGAGACCGGCGTCTTCTCCGCGACCACCGGCGACTCCAACGCGCTGATCGAGTTCATCGGCGCCGTCGGCTCCCACGACGAGTACACCCACCAGACCGACCGCTTCGCCCGGTTCGCCACCGAGGAGCAGACCGAGCAGCTCGCGGGGATCGCGCACAACAGCGCCCAGGGCGTCATCGACCGGCAGTACGCCGAGCTCCAGATCGACCCGAGCTCCTTGCAGGCCGACTCGCCCGCCGCGGTGCGCGAGGCCTTCCAGAAGGCGCTCGACTCCTACCCGTCGTACCGCAAGCAGGCGAGCATCCGGCTCGGCATCACCGCGAGCCTCATCGACCAGATCGCCGACCGCGCCGACCGCGCCTCCGACGAGGCCCTGCGCAACGCGGTCCTGCTGCTGGGCCTCGCGCTGCTCGGGTTCGTGCTGTGGTTCGCCTTCTCGGTGGCCGTACGGCGCTCCGTGGTCCGCCCGGTGCAGGCGCTGACCGGCGCCGCCCAGCAGGTCGCCCACGTCGCCGAGCGCGAGCTGGCCCGGGTGGCGGACGACGACACCGAGGACGACGCGCCGCCGCGCCTCGGTGCGATACCGGTCACCGCGCGCGACGAGATCGGCGAGCTCGCCGAGGCCTTCAACCATGTGCAGACCACCGCGGTCGCCCTGCTTCAGCGCCAGGTGCTCAGCCGCCGCAACGTCGCCGAGATGTTCGGCAACGTCGGCCGCCGGGTCAGCAACCTGACCTCCCGGCAGCTGGCGCTGATCGACGCCGTGGAGCGCGGCGAGACCGACCCCGAGCTGCTCGAACGCCTCTACAGCATCGACCACATCGCGGTCCGCCTGCGCCGCAACGCCGACAGCCTGATGCTGCTCGCCGGCATCCGCGAGACCGGCCTCGGCTCGGGGCCGGCCGCGCTCACCAACGTCGTACGGGCCGCGCTGGGGCAGATCGAGGGCTTCCGGCGGGTGCAGTTGCAGGCCCGCAGCGAGGTCCTGGTCGAGCCGGACGTCATCGGCGACCTGACCCTGATGGTGGCCGAACTCGTCGAGAACGCGGTGTCGTTCTCGCCCGAGGGCAGCCCGGTCGAGGTGACCGTGCAGAACGCGGCCGACGGCGCGGTGATCGTGGTCGCCGACCACGGCCTGGGCATGAGCGCCGACCGGCTCGCCGAGGAGAACACCCGTCTGGTGCGCCGCGAACGCCTCGACCTCGTGCCGACGAAGGTGCTCGGTCTGTTCGTGGTCGGCACGCTGGCCCGGCGCTGGGAGATCTCCGTCGCCCTGACCCGCACCGCGGGCGGCGGTGTCACCGCCGAGGTGACCCTGCCGTCGTCGCTGCTGCTGCCGGCGGCCGTCGTGGAGGCTCCGACGCCGACGACACCGGCCGCCGAGCACACCGACGCCGGTCCGCGGCCCGCGGCCGACGACCCCACGGGGCCGCTGCCCCGCCGGATCCCCCGCCGGGAGGCCACCGAGCAGGCCGTCCTCATCCCCAAGGCCCGCAGCGGCGAACCGATCGCCGCGCAGACCCCCGACTCGCCCGACTCCCCCGACTCCCCCGGCACCTCCCGTCCCCTGCGCCGCCGCGTCCGCGGTGCCACCCTCCACGCCACCACCACCGGCCCGGCCGCCCAGCCGGTCGTACGCCAGGAGGCCCGTCCCGCCGACGCGGAGGCCGTCCGCTCCGCCCTCGACGAGTTCGAGGCGGCCGTGGAACGCGCCCACCGCGACACCAGCGACGACACGGGATCCACCCCCTACCCGACCCCCCGCAAGCAAGACCAGAACCACCTCCCGGAAGGAGCGGAGCAGTGA
- a CDS encoding roadblock/LC7 domain-containing protein, whose product MSEPTPAELQAAAADFTWLLNRFATETAGVVDAIAVSSDGLLIAVSQLREHADSERLAAIVSGITSLAAGASGNYGLGGLNKVIIDLEGGHVLVSAIGSGAVLGVVTDKEAKLGNIAYEMTVFANRAGTALSPQLVLALKNSVGSPSAL is encoded by the coding sequence GTGAGTGAGCCGACCCCGGCCGAACTGCAGGCCGCCGCAGCCGACTTCACCTGGCTGTTGAATCGTTTCGCCACCGAGACCGCGGGTGTCGTCGACGCCATCGCCGTCTCCTCGGACGGGCTGCTCATCGCGGTCTCCCAACTGCGTGAGCACGCCGACTCCGAGCGCCTCGCCGCGATCGTCTCCGGCATCACCAGCCTGGCGGCGGGTGCCTCCGGCAACTACGGTCTCGGCGGCCTCAACAAGGTCATCATCGACCTGGAGGGCGGCCATGTCCTGGTCTCCGCGATCGGCAGCGGCGCCGTCCTCGGCGTGGTCACCGACAAGGAGGCCAAGCTCGGCAACATCGCCTACGAGATGACGGTGTTCGCCAACCGGGCGGGGACCGCGCTCAGCCCTCAGCTGGTGCTCGCGCTGAAGAACAGCGTCGGCTCCCCGTCGGCCCTGTAG
- a CDS encoding DUF742 domain-containing protein, translating to MADGSPAPGTPAAGSPAPGSPAPGDPVGPAPAVRPFLVTAGRVAAGPTGRAMPVETQVVATVEGLGALDGLSFEQHDIVAACRRPQSIAELAARLRLHLNVVRVLAEDLREEGRLTVHVPDSDATHDASVLRRLIDGLRAIPDSGKVLRDNGDNG from the coding sequence ATGGCGGACGGCTCACCAGCCCCGGGCACCCCGGCCGCGGGCTCCCCGGCCCCGGGCTCCCCGGCCCCGGGCGACCCGGTCGGTCCCGCCCCCGCCGTGCGGCCGTTCCTGGTCACCGCGGGCCGGGTGGCCGCCGGTCCGACCGGGCGGGCGATGCCCGTCGAGACCCAGGTGGTGGCCACCGTCGAAGGGCTCGGCGCGCTCGACGGGCTCTCCTTCGAGCAGCACGACATCGTCGCCGCCTGCCGCCGGCCGCAGTCCATCGCGGAACTCGCGGCCCGGCTGCGGCTGCATCTCAACGTGGTCCGGGTCCTCGCCGAGGACCTGCGCGAAGAGGGGCGGCTGACGGTGCACGTGCCCGACTCCGACGCCACGCACGACGCTTCCGTCCTGCGCAGACTGATCGATGGCCTGCGCGCCATCCCCGACTCCGGGAAGGTACTCCGTGACAACGGCGACAACGGCTGA
- a CDS encoding GTP-binding protein: protein MVIAGGFGVGKTTAVGSISEIEPLTTEAAITEVAAGVDDLSLTPHKTTTTVAMDFGCITIDPTLKLYLFGTPGQERFGFMWDDIVEGAVGGLVIVDTRRLDDCYAAVDYFEHRRIPFAVAANAFDGKVEHTLDEVRWALDVADHVPVVVFDARETGSVRDALLVVLELALARSEG from the coding sequence ATGGTGATCGCGGGCGGCTTCGGCGTCGGCAAGACCACCGCCGTCGGCTCGATCTCCGAGATCGAGCCGCTGACCACCGAGGCCGCCATCACCGAGGTCGCGGCGGGGGTGGACGATCTCTCGCTCACCCCGCACAAGACCACGACCACGGTCGCGATGGACTTCGGCTGCATCACCATCGACCCGACCCTGAAGCTGTATCTGTTCGGTACTCCCGGGCAGGAGCGGTTCGGGTTCATGTGGGACGACATCGTCGAGGGCGCGGTCGGCGGTCTGGTCATCGTCGACACCCGCCGCCTGGACGACTGCTACGCCGCCGTCGACTACTTCGAGCACAGGCGGATCCCGTTCGCGGTCGCCGCCAACGCCTTCGACGGAAAGGTCGAGCACACCCTCGACGAGGTCCGCTGGGCGCTCGACGTCGCCGACCATGTGCCCGTCGTCGTCTTCGACGCGCGGGAGACCGGCTCGGTGCGGGACGCGCTGCTCGTCGTACTGGAACTGGCGCTGGCCCGCAGCGAGGGCTGA
- a CDS encoding RNA polymerase sigma-70 factor → MDTQDATDAFVAHRNLLFTVAYEMLGSAADAEDVLQETWLRWADVDHTAVREPRAYLVRTTTRQALTRLRTLRRRKETYVGPWLPEPLLTAPDVAEDVELADSVSMAMLLVLETLTPTERAVFVLREVFDLGYDDIAEAVEKNPAAVRQIAHRARARVAARRPREVVSPAETRGVLDAFRGAVETGDLQGLLDLIAPDVVLLADGGGVVQAAPAPIVGAERVAEVLGRVKGLLSLAPTRINGYPALTLRQDGALHSVLAVRVDDGLITGLYAVRNPEKLSRLDRETTVSR, encoded by the coding sequence ATGGACACCCAGGACGCCACCGATGCCTTCGTCGCCCATCGGAACCTGCTCTTCACCGTCGCCTACGAGATGCTCGGCTCCGCCGCCGACGCCGAGGACGTCCTCCAGGAGACGTGGCTGCGCTGGGCGGACGTGGACCACACGGCGGTCCGTGAGCCGCGCGCCTACCTGGTCCGTACGACCACCCGCCAGGCCCTGACCCGGCTGCGCACCCTGCGCCGCCGCAAGGAGACCTACGTCGGCCCCTGGCTGCCCGAACCCCTGCTCACCGCGCCCGATGTCGCCGAGGACGTCGAGCTGGCCGACAGCGTCTCGATGGCGATGCTGCTGGTCCTGGAGACCCTGACACCGACCGAGCGGGCGGTGTTCGTCCTGCGCGAGGTGTTCGACCTGGGATACGACGACATCGCCGAGGCCGTCGAGAAGAACCCCGCCGCCGTCCGGCAGATCGCGCACCGGGCCCGCGCCCGCGTCGCCGCCCGCCGGCCCCGCGAGGTCGTCTCCCCGGCCGAGACCCGGGGCGTCCTGGACGCGTTCCGCGGGGCCGTCGAGACGGGCGACCTCCAAGGGCTCCTCGACCTGATCGCGCCGGACGTCGTCCTGCTCGCCGACGGCGGCGGAGTTGTCCAGGCCGCGCCGGCACCCATCGTCGGTGCCGAGCGGGTGGCCGAGGTACTGGGCCGGGTCAAGGGCCTGCTGTCGCTCGCGCCGACCCGGATCAACGGCTACCCCGCGCTCACCCTCCGCCAGGACGGCGCCCTCCACAGCGTTCTGGCGGTGCGTGTCGACGACGGCCTGATCACCGGCCTCTACGCCGTGCGCAACCCCGAGAAGCTGTCCCGCCTGGACCGGGAGACGACGGTGAGCCGCTGA